Sequence from the Methanobacterium alkalithermotolerans genome:
CTCCGGGAATAATCTTAAGATGGATGTAGTCCTGGTATCCATGCTCCAGACGGAGTAATCGGGCTACCTCCACCACCTTTTCCATGGAAGAATCTATATCTCCTGAAATCCCGGAACTTAAAAATAAACCATTCACATATTTTTTTTGATAGTAATGGAGAAAAACCCGGGTTAACTCACGGGGAGTTAACTCTATCCTGGTGAAATTTCTTTTACTGTTATTGATACAGTATTTACAATCATTACAGCACTTATTGGTCATTAAAACCTTAAAAAGGGGTATTGTACATCCTGAACTGACGGTACTATGGTATATTCCTGGTAGATTAGCTGAAGAACTGGTGTGGCGATTTACATAATCGCAAAGGTCGTACTGGGCAGAATCACTAAGGACCTGCATCTTGTGCATGGTATTCATTAATTAATATTTTATTTGACTGGACTTATAACTGCTTTTCCTTGAGCAAGTGAAAAGTATTATTCCTGAATTTTATTTTTTTTAAGAACCAAATCTTAAATAAAATGGGCTATGATTATTAATCATGAGAATAGTGCTGGCCGGTACAGGAAGTGCCGTAGGGAAAACCACAATTTCCACAGGAATAATGAAAGCATTAGCTGAAGAAATGAATATTCAACCTTTTAAAGTGGGCCCGGATTACATTGATCCTACCTATCACACCCTGGCCACAGGAAATACATCCAGAAACCTGGATTCCTTTTTCATGTCTGATGGACAGATAAGAAAAGCATTCGCCCAGGGATTAAAATCTTCTAACTCTAAAGCAGGTATAATTGAAGGGGTTCGGGGTTTGTATGAAGGAATCAGTCCCATAGATGATGTGGGAAATACGGCATCCATTGCCAAAGCCCTCAATGCTCCGGTAGTTCTTATTATGAATGCTCGCAGCCTGGTTAAAAGTGCAGCAGCAGTGGTACTGGGATTTAAGACCCTGGATCCTTCTGTTAAAATAGAAGGAGTTATCTTAAATCAGGTTAAAAATAAGCGTCATTATCTAAAGGCCAAAGAAGCAGTGGAAACCCTTACCCAAACCAGTGTAATTGGGGGTATCCCTCGCAGTCCGGATTTAACCGTGGAACAAAGGCACCTGGGCCTGGTACCGGCGGTGGAAAGGGAAAATTTGAAAATATTTATTGATAAATGGAGCCAGGTGGTGCAGGAGAATATAGACCTGGATGCCCTCCAGGACATTATGAAAAACTCAGGCAAGATACCCTCTCACCAGGAGGAACTCTGGAAAAAAGAAAAGGGACCTAAAGTTAAAATCGGAGTAGCCCAGGATGAAATATTTACCTTTTATTATCAGGAAAACCTGGAATCACTCCAGGATAATAATGCCTGTCTGGTGCCTTTTAGCCCTTACCATGATTTGGAATTACCTGATGTGGATGCCATCTATATTGGAGGGGGATATCCTGAAATATTCTCCCGGGAACTGGAGGCCAACCATTCCATGCGGGATTCCATTGGAAAATTCCACCAGGAAAACCGGCCTATTTATGCCGAATGCGGGGGATTAATGTACCTCATGGATTCTATTAACCAGCATAAAATGTGTGGAGTGTTCCCTTACCCGGCGGAGATGACCTCCCAGGTACAGGGACTAAGCTATGTTATAGCCCGGGCCCAGAAAGACAACATTATAACCCAAAAGGGGGATGAGTTCCGGGGGCATGAATTCCACTATTCCCGGGTCCAACTATCAGATGAACCGGTATTTGCCTTTGAAATATTAAGGGGAAAGGGAATAACTAATTCTAAAGATGGTTTAATGGATAAAAATGCCCTGGCCAGTTATGTACATACTCATGCTGCGGCCTGCCCTGGATTTGCCTCTAACTTCACTCGAAATGCTGCTGAACTTTAAATAAGATACTGGCTCTAAATAATTATTATAGATGAGATTAAATGAACCTAAAATCCACTTTTAAGCAAATAGATCTATTCTCCCCTTACCTGGTCCTGGTGGGAATAGCACTATACCTTTTACTGGCCTTAATCGCCTTTCATTATCAGATCAGGGGCCTGGAATCACCTTCTAATGAGGTTTACTTCTATTTTTTATATGGATCCCTGTTCTATCTCCTGGGTATTCTGATACCTATTATTATTTATAAGGGCTTTAAATTAAAGGGATTTAAAGAGTTTTTAGCAAAGTCGAAAGAATTAACCATTAACCATTATCTGGGTGAGAAGATACTACTCCTGGTGGTTTTAATAGGCTTAATTCTCCAGTTCTGGAATATATATTCTTCAGGAGGCATTCCTCTTTTAAGTGGATACCTGAAGGCCAGTTCCGTAACCAAAGTTTGGCTATTATCGTATGTCTTATTTTTACCGGGAATTAATATTTTACTGGCCACATACCCTAAAAAATCTTATTACCTTTTACTGGGCCTGGGAATATTGTTTTTTGCTCTAACCGGTTACCGTACCACCCCCATTGTCATTTTATTATCTTCATTCATTACCCTTTACTACACCCGTAAATTCCCGGCCACCTACATCCTGATATTTGCCGTAGTCTTATTAATCTCTGGCCTCGTAGTGGGCTATGTGGCGGTTCAATCAATTGAATGGCAACAATGGGCCTTAAATCCTCTGGAACTATTTGTTTACCGGGCAGGTTATACTTTAAGTGTATTTGACCAGCTTTTACCTCTTAAAGGATCAACTCAATGGTCTTTATTTTATTACACCCTTACAGGATATTTTCAGGCTGCAGATCCCCGGGCCCTGGTAGGGGAAGTGGTACTGGGCTACCGGCACTCCACCACCTCCACCATATTTGGTCCGGCCTTACTGGACTCCGGGAACATGGCCCTGGCCCTGCAGATGTTTATTTTAGGGGGGATATTAAAAATTATGCATACTCTACAAATATATAAAAAAGGAATTTTCACCGCCTTCTACGGGATTCTGATGGCTCAGACCCTGGTATGGATTGAAACCGGCCCTACTGATTTAGTGGTATGGATATTCTTTTTAATGGCCCTGGGTTTAATTATATACCTTAGTTATACCTGCAAGGACCATTTTTCTCTAAATAATTCTGGTGATAATTTATGAAAATAGCAGTGGCAGCTGAAGCTGCACCAGCACGGACCCTGGCCCCTATTTTAGAAAAACTGGAAGCCGAATGCCTGGGTTTAAGTCATGGTCCCGGGGCAGCTGATATTTTAAAGCCGTTTTGCAGTCATATCTATCCTATAGGAAGCAGCCGGGGTAATCCCCTTCAAAAAAGATCCCGGACCCATATTGCATATCTGGTGGCCGGGGACACTTTAAAGGCGGTAAAGGCCTTAAAAGGGAAAAATATTGACCTTCTTTTAAGTTGTGGTAATGCCGGGGATGTTAGAAAGGGAATATCTGCTGCTAATATTTTAAGAATTCCGGTTTTGCACCTGGAACAGGATATATACAATCCTATAGAAATGATTGCCTTTGCAGGGCAGATTACAGCTCCTTCCAGTAGGTATAAAAAATATCTGGAAGATAACTACCTTCTTAAAAATATTGAAAATATTGGAGGATACCCTCTGGCTTCTTACATAAATCAGATGACTTTAAAACATCCACAAGATGTTAAAAATACTTACCAGATGGATGATTTTATCTTACTTGCCCTGGGAGGGGATTTAAAAGGAAGTGATATCCCCGGGCTTATAAAAACCATGGAATTATTAGAAAAGCCAGTATTAATTGTTCCCTTTCGCTTTAATTCTCTACAGGTAAGGAAAATGGTTCAATCCTCATTAATCAAGGTGGTGGATGGTTTTGTGGATTTGCCCTCCCTTATGGGGTCCTGCCAGGCCATGGTATACGGGGCGGGTATGGGCATCACCCTGGAAGCAGGAGTTTTGGAGGTTCCCTCTATCAAAATAAAAGGTTTCCATCATGAACACTCCAGCGTGGACCTGGCCCGGGATCTGGGGATTCCGGTGGTGGATATAGAGGATATTCCTTCTGCTTTATCTACTCTTAATAAACCTCAATCAAAAAATCTGGTTAAAGATGCAGAAGTAGCTATAGATAAATTTATTAATCTACTTTATAATTTTAAGAGTGAAGACACTTCTAAATCAGGATGGGCTGCTTTTAATAAGATATGGAAGGCCCGTTCTAAATTTAGATAAAAAAGATTTTTTTAATTACCTGCTCCTTTTACCTTATTTTTGTAATAATTTTAGAATAATTAATATTAAATAGTAGTTTACTCCATTTCTTATTATTACTATTTGAGGTGATTAGTATTAAATTAGAGGAACTACTAAAAGAAAATATTGTAAAACAAAGCACCACTTATAATTGCGGTCCAGCAGCACTGGCTACGGTGATTAAGGCCCAGGGAATAGATTGTACAGAAATGGAAATTGCAAAGATGGCAGGGACTGATGAGAGTGGAACCAGCATGTATGGATTAATACAGGCAGCCCGGAAAAAAGGCATAGAGGCGGTAGGTATGCGTCTGGGACTGGATAATCTCCAGCCCCATAACATAGTCTTTATTAAAATAAATGGCACTGCTCATTACAGCGTGATTAGAAAAATAAGCCGGAATAAAGTATTCTTAGCTGACCCTTCCCTGGGGGAAATTGAAATCAATAAAGATACCTTTATCCAGATTTATAGTGGTAATGCCCTGGTGGTTAAATAGCGCAAATACTATTTAAGGTTTAAGAATTTCACCTAAAGAACTGGCTTTTATGTTAATATGTATAAGGCCGGTTCCGGAATGGTCATCATATAAAAACTTAATTAAAATAATTAAATCAAAAAGTACTTAATTATATGAGTATTAACATTTTTTGGTGATATAATGGTAGTAAAAATTGGTATAGTTAAATGTGGTAATATCGGTACATCTCCTGTCCTGGACTTATTACTGGATGAGAGAGCAGACCGACCTAATATAGATGTTTGTGTAGTGGGCTCCGGGGCCAAGATGAACCCGGATGAGATTGAAAAAGCCGTACCATTAATGCTTGAAATGGATAGGGATTTTGTCATATTCATAAGCCCTAACCCTGGTGCTCCAGGACCTGCTAAAGCAAGAGAATTATTATCTGCTGCAGATGTACCAGCCATCATCATTGGTGATGCTCCTGGACTACGATCCAAAGACGAAATGGAAGAACAGGGTGTAGGTTACATCATTGTTAAAGCCGACCCTATGATAGGTGCTAGAAGAGAATTCCTGGATCCTACTGAAATGGCTTCCTTCAATGCAGATGTAATTAAAGTATTAGCTTTAACCGGTGCTTACCGTGTAGTACAAAATACTATAAACGCTGCAATTGCTGCTGTTGAAGCTGGAAATGAAATCGAATTACCTAAAGTGGTAATCTCCCGGGACGTAGCTGTAGAAGCTGCCCAGTTTGCCAGCCCTTATGCTAAAGCTAAAGCCATGGCTGCCTACGAAATCGCTACTAAAGTAGCGGATATTGATGTAGAAGGATGTTTCATGGTGCGAGATGCTGAAAAATACATACCTATTGTAGCATCTGCTCACGAAATGATTACCGTTGCTGCAAAATTAGCTGAAGAAGCTCGAGAAATCGAAAAAGCTAATGACACTGTCGTTCGAACCCCACACGGTGGAGACGGACAGACCATGTCCAAAGCAGACTTAATGTCTAAACCACAATAAATTAAATAACAAGTGGTCCCTTGAGGGACTGCTTACTTTTTGTTTTTTAATTTAGAATTAATCCTGATTTTAGTTAGTTTTGACTTTAAAAAAATAGCTATTTATTTTAAGACTTTTTTAAATGGAAAACAGTTTTAAATTTACTAAAAAATCCCTTAAAAAAATATATATGCAGGAAGCCTGCATAGACTTTTATTCTTTTTCCATTCCTTCTACTTCATCACAGTTGATGACCAGGGCCTTGTTAGGACAAGCCTCCACACAGGCCGGTATTAAAACATCAGCATCAAGACAAAGAGTACATTTACGGGCTATTAAATCTTCCACATAAAGACTCTTATGAGGACAGGCATCTATACACTTTTTACAGCCCACACACTTATCCTGATCAACGATGGCTATACCATCCTGAAGATAGATGGCACCCACATTACAGGCCTGTTCACAGGGTGCATCTTCACACTGGATACAGATATGAGGTACCGAATCCACCTTTTTGATACGGCTCTGACCATGGGTATCAGCACACCTAACAGAACATATATTACATTTGGAACATTTAAGAGGATCTAGAAGATCTATATGAGGGTTCATAATTTATCAACTCCTATTTTTTTTGGAGGCTATATCATTTTTTTTGGGGGTGATAGGGCCGGGTGGCACACCCGGCCCGGGTAAATTTTTAAAGTATGGATGGTTCCTGAGCCGCCATCCGGGGCTCCCATCCTGCATCTTTTAACTGGTTTAAAATTTCATCTTTGTATTTAAAGGGTATCTCCTTTTCATCTCTGATGTAATGCACCAGATCCGAAGGCAAGATTCCATAGTACTTCTGGTGAATATCCACGTAATTGGTTAACTTTATTAGCCGCCCCTTAGGGGTGTCATTGGGCCTTATGCACATTTTGGCAGTCATGACCATACATTCGTTCATACTCTCGGCCGAATAAGCCAGATGCACCGGGGCAGGTTCAGAAACCACCGTACTGCCATCCCTTTTATCTTTAATGGTTCGGGGTTCTTCCTCATTTCCCAGATACAATCGGCGGTATTTGGATGCCTGAGGACCGATGATGGTGGGTATTCCCCAGCGGTTGGCACCGGTGGCAATGGCAAAGGCCTTCTGGGACATGGCCCCCCAGGCAATGACACAAACACCAATCCGGTTGAGGATATAGTCCGATATATCCACGAAGTTTTTCTCCAGAGGTACCCGGGCAAAGATATTGGCAATCTTAATGGCACTGCCTATGGC
This genomic interval carries:
- the cfbB gene encoding Ni-sirohydrochlorin a,c-diamide synthase, translated to MRIVLAGTGSAVGKTTISTGIMKALAEEMNIQPFKVGPDYIDPTYHTLATGNTSRNLDSFFMSDGQIRKAFAQGLKSSNSKAGIIEGVRGLYEGISPIDDVGNTASIAKALNAPVVLIMNARSLVKSAAAVVLGFKTLDPSVKIEGVILNQVKNKRHYLKAKEAVETLTQTSVIGGIPRSPDLTVEQRHLGLVPAVERENLKIFIDKWSQVVQENIDLDALQDIMKNSGKIPSHQEELWKKEKGPKVKIGVAQDEIFTFYYQENLESLQDNNACLVPFSPYHDLELPDVDAIYIGGGYPEIFSRELEANHSMRDSIGKFHQENRPIYAECGGLMYLMDSINQHKMCGVFPYPAEMTSQVQGLSYVIARAQKDNIITQKGDEFRGHEFHYSRVQLSDEPVFAFEILRGKGITNSKDGLMDKNALASYVHTHAAACPGFASNFTRNAAEL
- a CDS encoding oligosaccharide repeat unit polymerase family protein, which codes for MNLKSTFKQIDLFSPYLVLVGIALYLLLALIAFHYQIRGLESPSNEVYFYFLYGSLFYLLGILIPIIIYKGFKLKGFKEFLAKSKELTINHYLGEKILLLVVLIGLILQFWNIYSSGGIPLLSGYLKASSVTKVWLLSYVLFLPGINILLATYPKKSYYLLLGLGILFFALTGYRTTPIVILLSSFITLYYTRKFPATYILIFAVVLLISGLVVGYVAVQSIEWQQWALNPLELFVYRAGYTLSVFDQLLPLKGSTQWSLFYYTLTGYFQAADPRALVGEVVLGYRHSTTSTIFGPALLDSGNMALALQMFILGGILKIMHTLQIYKKGIFTAFYGILMAQTLVWIETGPTDLVVWIFFLMALGLIIYLSYTCKDHFSLNNSGDNL
- a CDS encoding C39 family peptidase, with translation MISIKLEELLKENIVKQSTTYNCGPAALATVIKAQGIDCTEMEIAKMAGTDESGTSMYGLIQAARKKGIEAVGMRLGLDNLQPHNIVFIKINGTAHYSVIRKISRNKVFLADPSLGEIEINKDTFIQIYSGNALVVK
- a CDS encoding F420-dependent methylenetetrahydromethanopterin dehydrogenase, which translates into the protein MVVKIGIVKCGNIGTSPVLDLLLDERADRPNIDVCVVGSGAKMNPDEIEKAVPLMLEMDRDFVIFISPNPGAPGPAKARELLSAADVPAIIIGDAPGLRSKDEMEEQGVGYIIVKADPMIGARREFLDPTEMASFNADVIKVLALTGAYRVVQNTINAAIAAVEAGNEIELPKVVISRDVAVEAAQFASPYAKAKAMAAYEIATKVADIDVEGCFMVRDAEKYIPIVASAHEMITVAAKLAEEAREIEKANDTVVRTPHGGDGQTMSKADLMSKPQ
- a CDS encoding 4Fe-4S dicluster domain-containing protein — encoded protein: MNPHIDLLDPLKCSKCNICSVRCADTHGQSRIKKVDSVPHICIQCEDAPCEQACNVGAIYLQDGIAIVDQDKCVGCKKCIDACPHKSLYVEDLIARKCTLCLDADVLIPACVEACPNKALVINCDEVEGMEKE